The Streptomyces camelliae genome window below encodes:
- a CDS encoding tetratricopeptide repeat protein: MGEITDFEALRRAMAENSEQPEGPARNARAEQLLADAERLGIPLAVIEALGHQLKVYNYSSEKDRMFVPFARLLRMWDERPEDFDAYETHALHWVFKWMSAGMLDQPHVPLASVEKWLGEMAHRYRLAGHSERAVHSAEFSVAAHIGDLARAERAYDAWLAADRDEMADCHACELHGQGEWQVTRGRDAEALELWRPVLEGEFTCAHEPHTVLASSLVPLLRLGRVDEARAHHLRGFRLVRPMESMRAAYADHVEFCALTGNEARGLELLAERPAYFTDTGHPRSRLDFLAVVTLLMDRLTELGLGGRRVPGPAGRSWTADELGAHARVETLELAERFDRRNGTSYVGDRARARMARRPLVDRLPLGVRTTRTAPAPPQAPPPPESSDLATRLAEARHLSETLRPHALEAWAAVAQAAEDAELSPRDRAEIADHEAMARGPEGIELFERAAALYAEAGDPGEALAARARGAYVRALTGEVDAALTTVTALYDEILALYADEGTGVRQTASVVMSRARILMRGVHEGTVFEPAAAGTTPDGSAPAGPTSGRPEPAEAAPEGTESDQPAPRQGEPGPEEAGPEQPAPGSTRADGTAADQRAPRQSEPEPGQEAAGTQWPVPEDAGPDGTTGGRPAPRQSEPEPGQEAAGTQWPVYGGGGVDAAALAEQAVREVIALVGGCDAQDVRLAARAAEARGMLGELAGLRGDAGRAAALFREAVGAYIDAGLPWFAVEYEVQVASLAHQAGDAAGAERALRSALEHGGPYVEPVGRAQLHLQLAEVVGGRGEVVEAAEHALQAAHWADEAGESGTLGAWARQQLGGFLLRQGRCAEAAEVLESALTELSAETHGDGAVVQALWWLGDCLGELGDHRAAAERRLRAAEFARHWPEQQDHATLAHLAAESLGHAGLLAEAEQAYARAGELWRALGNPQFLVRSLRARAWLALREGAGAESGRALMADAVRTCEDALAAAADPVAREELTAELGTTHRQFGDLLARSATEEADEEDTEGAEDGLIQGAFEAALGHMDRAAALFGTLGADGLHSRTGAELAAGWLEANLGRPAEAITRARAVLAAYEDAGDEDATVRERRTEATQMLGLED, translated from the coding sequence ATGGGTGAGATCACCGACTTCGAGGCACTGCGCCGGGCGATGGCGGAGAACTCCGAGCAGCCGGAGGGTCCCGCCCGCAACGCGCGCGCGGAGCAGCTCCTCGCCGACGCCGAGCGGCTGGGCATCCCGCTCGCCGTGATCGAGGCGCTCGGGCACCAGCTGAAGGTCTACAACTACAGCTCCGAGAAGGACAGGATGTTCGTCCCGTTCGCGCGGCTGCTGCGCATGTGGGACGAGCGGCCGGAGGACTTCGACGCGTACGAGACGCACGCGCTGCACTGGGTCTTCAAGTGGATGTCGGCGGGCATGCTGGACCAGCCGCACGTGCCGCTCGCCTCGGTCGAGAAGTGGCTCGGCGAGATGGCGCACCGCTACCGGCTCGCCGGGCACTCCGAACGGGCCGTGCACAGCGCCGAGTTCAGCGTGGCCGCCCACATCGGCGACCTCGCGCGCGCGGAGCGGGCCTACGACGCGTGGCTGGCCGCGGACCGGGACGAGATGGCCGACTGCCACGCGTGCGAGCTGCACGGGCAGGGCGAGTGGCAGGTCACCCGCGGCCGGGACGCCGAGGCCCTGGAGCTGTGGCGGCCGGTGCTGGAGGGCGAGTTCACCTGCGCGCACGAACCGCACACCGTGCTGGCGTCCTCGCTGGTCCCGCTGCTGCGGCTGGGCCGTGTGGACGAGGCTCGCGCGCATCACCTGCGGGGCTTTCGCCTCGTACGCCCGATGGAGTCGATGCGCGCCGCGTACGCCGACCATGTGGAGTTCTGCGCGCTGACCGGCAACGAGGCGCGCGGTCTGGAGCTGCTCGCCGAGCGGCCGGCGTACTTCACGGACACCGGGCACCCGCGCAGCCGCCTGGACTTCCTGGCCGTGGTGACCCTGCTGATGGACCGGCTGACCGAGCTGGGCCTCGGCGGCCGGCGGGTGCCGGGCCCGGCCGGGCGAAGCTGGACGGCGGACGAACTCGGCGCCCACGCGCGCGTGGAGACCCTGGAGCTGGCCGAGCGGTTCGACCGGCGCAACGGCACGTCGTACGTCGGCGACCGGGCACGCGCGCGCATGGCCCGACGCCCGCTGGTGGACCGCCTGCCCCTGGGCGTGCGCACGACGCGTACGGCACCGGCACCACCGCAGGCGCCCCCGCCGCCGGAGTCGTCCGACCTGGCCACCCGGCTGGCGGAGGCACGGCACCTGTCGGAAACGCTGCGCCCGCACGCGCTGGAGGCCTGGGCCGCGGTCGCGCAGGCGGCGGAAGACGCGGAACTGTCGCCCCGCGACCGCGCGGAGATCGCCGACCACGAGGCGATGGCCCGCGGCCCCGAGGGCATCGAGCTGTTCGAGCGGGCTGCGGCGCTGTACGCCGAGGCCGGCGACCCCGGCGAGGCGCTGGCGGCACGCGCGCGTGGAGCGTACGTCCGCGCACTGACCGGCGAGGTGGACGCGGCCCTGACAACGGTCACGGCCCTGTACGACGAGATCCTCGCCCTGTACGCCGACGAGGGCACCGGGGTACGGCAGACGGCGTCGGTGGTGATGAGCCGGGCCCGGATCCTGATGCGGGGCGTGCACGAGGGCACGGTGTTCGAGCCGGCGGCAGCCGGGACGACCCCGGACGGTTCGGCACCGGCGGGACCCACCTCGGGCAGACCAGAACCGGCCGAGGCGGCCCCGGAAGGGACGGAATCCGACCAACCGGCCCCACGGCAGGGCGAGCCGGGCCCGGAGGAAGCCGGCCCCGAGCAGCCGGCGCCTGGGAGCACCAGGGCGGACGGAACAGCGGCCGACCAAAGGGCCCCTCGGCAGAGCGAACCGGAGCCGGGGCAGGAGGCAGCCGGGACGCAGTGGCCGGTCCCTGAGGATGCCGGGCCGGACGGGACGACGGGCGGCCGACCGGCACCTCGGCAGAGCGAACCGGAGCCGGGGCAGGAGGCAGCCGGGACGCAGTGGCCGGTGTATGGGGGTGGTGGGGTGGATGCCGCCGCGCTCGCCGAGCAGGCTGTGCGGGAGGTGATCGCTCTCGTCGGCGGGTGTGATGCGCAGGACGTGCGGTTGGCGGCGCGGGCCGCGGAGGCGCGGGGGATGCTCGGTGAGCTGGCCGGGCTGCGCGGAGACGCCGGGCGCGCTGCCGCGTTGTTCCGCGAGGCCGTCGGCGCCTACATCGACGCCGGGCTGCCGTGGTTCGCCGTGGAGTACGAGGTGCAGGTCGCCTCCCTCGCCCATCAGGCCGGTGACGCGGCCGGGGCCGAGCGGGCGCTGCGGTCCGCCCTGGAGCACGGCGGGCCGTACGTGGAGCCGGTCGGTCGGGCCCAGTTGCATCTGCAGCTCGCCGAGGTCGTCGGCGGGCGCGGTGAGGTCGTCGAGGCCGCCGAACATGCCCTCCAGGCCGCGCACTGGGCCGACGAGGCGGGCGAGAGCGGCACGCTGGGCGCCTGGGCCAGGCAGCAGCTGGGCGGATTCCTGCTGCGGCAGGGGCGGTGCGCGGAGGCCGCGGAGGTGCTGGAGTCGGCCCTGACCGAGCTGTCCGCCGAGACGCACGGCGACGGGGCCGTCGTACAGGCGCTGTGGTGGCTCGGTGACTGTCTGGGCGAGCTGGGTGATCACCGGGCGGCCGCCGAACGCCGGCTGCGGGCCGCCGAGTTCGCCCGGCACTGGCCCGAGCAGCAGGACCACGCCACGCTCGCCCATCTCGCCGCCGAGTCCCTGGGCCACGCCGGTCTCCTGGCGGAGGCCGAGCAGGCGTACGCGCGCGCGGGCGAACTGTGGCGGGCGCTGGGCAACCCGCAGTTCCTGGTGCGCTCACTGCGTGCCCGCGCGTGGCTGGCCCTGCGCGAGGGCGCCGGGGCGGAGAGTGGGCGAGCGCTGATGGCGGACGCGGTGCGTACGTGCGAGGACGCGCTGGCGGCCGCCGCGGACCCGGTGGCCCGCGAGGAGCTCACGGCCGAACTGGGGACCACCCACCGCCAGTTCGGCGATCTGCTGGCCCGCTCCGCGACCGAGGAGGCCGACGAGGAGGACACGGAAGGGGCCGAGGACGGCTTGATCCAGGGTGCCTTCGAGGCCGCGCTGGGTCACATGGACCGGGCTGCCGCGCTGTTCGGCACGCTCGGCGCGGACGGGCTGCACAGCCGTACCGGTGCCGAACTGGCTGCGGGCTGGCTGGAGGCCAATCTCGGCAGGCCCGCCGAGGCGATCACACGCGCGCGTGCCGTGCTCGCGGCCTACGAGGACGCCGGCGACGAGGACGCGACGGTGCGGGAGCGGCGGACGGAGGCCACCCAGATGCTCGGCCTGGAGGACTGA
- a CDS encoding HSP90 family protein, with the protein MDSQTSQSSQASQSPHPPHTFQVDLRGLVDLLSHHLYSSPRVYLRELLQNAVDAVTARRAEQPDTPARVRLYADGGALRVEDTGIGLTEADVHGLLATIGRSSKRADGLREARSDFLGQFGIGLLACFVVAERIRVVSRSARTPDAPPVEWTASDDGSYRVRTLPHDARPEPGTTVHLVARAGAGEWLTEPRVLALARDFGSLLPYDIRVGEEPVTDLPAPWDRPYPSPASRRVALARHCHELFGFTPLDSIDLDVPLAGIRGVAYVLPAAVSPAQRARHRVHLKGMLLTERAEQLLPDWAFFVRCVLDTDSLRPTASRESLYEDETLAAVREALGERIRSWLTGLAAGDPERLRAFLAVHHLGVKSLARHDGEMLRTMLPWLPFETTDGQLSLEEFAQRHPVVHFTRTVEEYRQVAPIASAQGIGLINGGYTYDSELVEALPSVRPGTPVAELDADTVTAHLDSVDPAEELALSAFLAAARVKLDPLGCDVVLRAFHPLSVPALHLDDRAARHEQARADAEEQADDLWAGILGSLRGSAPRARLVLNHLNPLVRRIGSLQDPELIGTATESLYGQALLMAQRPLRPADSALLNRAFIGLLEWATHGEGER; encoded by the coding sequence ATGGACTCCCAGACCTCACAGTCATCCCAGGCATCCCAGTCACCTCACCCACCTCACACGTTCCAGGTCGACCTGCGCGGTCTGGTGGACCTGCTCTCGCACCACCTCTACTCCAGTCCCCGGGTCTATCTGCGCGAGCTGCTGCAGAACGCCGTGGACGCCGTCACCGCCCGGCGCGCCGAACAGCCCGATACCCCGGCCCGGGTACGGCTGTACGCGGACGGCGGGGCGCTGCGGGTGGAGGACACCGGCATCGGGCTCACCGAGGCGGACGTCCACGGTCTGCTGGCGACCATCGGCCGCAGCTCCAAGCGGGCCGACGGACTGCGCGAGGCCCGCTCCGATTTCCTCGGCCAGTTCGGGATCGGCCTGCTGGCCTGTTTCGTGGTCGCCGAGCGGATCCGGGTGGTCAGCCGCAGCGCTCGTACGCCCGATGCGCCGCCGGTGGAGTGGACGGCGAGCGACGACGGCTCGTACCGCGTCCGCACGCTGCCGCACGACGCCCGCCCCGAACCCGGTACGACCGTCCACCTGGTGGCGCGGGCCGGGGCCGGCGAGTGGCTGACCGAGCCCCGGGTGCTGGCCCTGGCCCGGGACTTCGGCTCGCTGCTGCCGTACGACATCCGGGTGGGCGAGGAGCCCGTCACCGACCTGCCCGCGCCCTGGGACCGGCCGTACCCGAGCCCCGCGAGCAGAAGGGTGGCGCTGGCCCGGCACTGTCATGAGCTGTTCGGGTTCACTCCGCTGGACTCGATCGACCTGGACGTGCCGCTGGCCGGGATCCGCGGGGTGGCGTACGTGCTGCCGGCGGCGGTCAGCCCGGCGCAGCGGGCGCGTCACCGGGTGCATCTGAAGGGCATGCTGCTGACCGAGCGGGCCGAACAGCTGCTGCCGGACTGGGCGTTCTTCGTGCGCTGTGTGCTGGACACCGACAGCCTGCGGCCCACGGCCTCGCGCGAGTCGCTGTACGAGGACGAGACGCTGGCCGCCGTGCGAGAGGCGCTCGGTGAAAGGATTCGCTCGTGGCTCACGGGACTCGCCGCCGGTGACCCGGAGCGGCTGCGGGCCTTCCTCGCCGTGCACCATCTGGGGGTCAAGTCCCTCGCCCGGCACGACGGCGAGATGCTGCGCACGATGCTGCCGTGGCTGCCGTTCGAGACGACCGACGGGCAGCTGTCCCTGGAGGAGTTCGCGCAGCGGCACCCGGTGGTGCACTTCACGCGGACCGTCGAGGAGTACCGGCAGGTCGCGCCGATCGCGTCCGCGCAGGGTATCGGCCTGATCAACGGCGGCTACACGTACGACAGCGAGCTGGTCGAGGCGCTGCCGTCGGTGCGGCCCGGGACACCGGTCGCCGAGCTGGACGCGGACACCGTGACCGCGCACCTGGACTCCGTGGACCCGGCCGAGGAGCTGGCGCTGTCGGCTTTCCTCGCCGCCGCGCGCGTGAAGCTCGACCCGCTGGGCTGTGACGTCGTCCTACGGGCCTTTCATCCGCTCTCCGTGCCCGCGCTGCACCTGGACGACCGGGCCGCCCGGCACGAGCAGGCACGCGCGGACGCCGAGGAGCAGGCCGACGACCTGTGGGCGGGCATCCTGGGCTCGCTGCGCGGCAGCGCCCCGCGCGCGCGTCTGGTGCTCAACCATCTCAACCCGCTGGTGCGGCGCATCGGTTCACTGCAGGACCCCGAACTGATCGGCACCGCCACCGAGTCGCTGTACGGACAGGCCCTGCTGATGGCGCAGCGCCCGCTGCGGCCGGCCGACTCGGCGCTGCTCAACCGGGCGTTCATCGGCCTGCTGGAGTGGGCCACTCATGGGGAAGGCGAGCGCTGA